From one Pseudactinotalea sp. HY158 genomic stretch:
- a CDS encoding response regulator transcription factor: MEKIRVLIVDNEALVRHALRIFVDRAEATAVVGEATNGADAIEECVRLQPDVVLMDIQMPQLNGIEATAQLSERCPDSRVLAITTFSSDSHVVAALRAGASGFLVKDTAPDEIIKAIVDVHEGRSVLSPQITRDLISVILDSGEQHGESSAERLTDREQEIVTLLSQGMSNSEIAQELSLSEATIKANMSRIMNKWSVRDRVQVLIHAVRSGLVTL, translated from the coding sequence GTGGAGAAGATTCGCGTACTCATCGTCGACAACGAAGCCCTGGTCCGTCACGCGCTGAGAATCTTCGTCGATCGCGCGGAGGCGACCGCGGTGGTCGGGGAGGCGACGAACGGCGCCGATGCGATCGAGGAATGCGTTCGGCTGCAGCCGGACGTCGTGCTCATGGACATTCAGATGCCCCAGCTCAACGGCATCGAGGCCACCGCGCAGCTGAGTGAGCGCTGCCCCGACTCACGGGTGCTCGCGATCACGACGTTCTCCTCCGACAGTCACGTGGTCGCGGCGCTGCGGGCCGGCGCGTCGGGCTTCCTCGTCAAGGACACCGCACCCGACGAGATCATCAAGGCGATCGTCGACGTGCACGAGGGCCGGTCGGTGCTCTCCCCCCAGATCACCCGGGACCTCATCAGCGTCATCCTCGACAGCGGCGAGCAGCACGGCGAGTCCTCGGCGGAGCGGCTGACCGACCGCGAGCAGGAGATCGTCACCCTGCTCTCGCAGGGCATGTCGAATTCGGAGATCGCCCAGGAGCTGTCCCTGTCCGAGGCCACGATCAAGGCGAACATGAGCCGGATCATGAACAAGTGGTCGGTCCGCGACCGGGTCCAGGTACTCATCCACGCCGTGCGCTCTGGTCTGGTCACGCTCTGA
- a CDS encoding ABC transporter permease: MTTSPAAPGLDHPLPPAGRAANPLRRVLSHAGYEARTTLRNGEQLLLSLVLPALLLVFLAEATVVDVPTDGGLARIDVVAPGVLALAVMSSAFTGQAIATGFDRRAGALRMFATTPLGRGGLLGGKIVAVVAVQVVQLVVLGGISLALGWRPALAGIPAALVSMVLGTAAFTALALLLAGTLRAEAVLAGANLLWVLLLAGGGILLPGGAWTSALPSGALGDGLRLALGHGDWSVWPILVLSAWTALLTWACVRLFRWS; the protein is encoded by the coding sequence ATGACCACCTCCCCCGCGGCACCGGGACTCGACCATCCCCTCCCCCCGGCGGGCCGGGCCGCGAATCCGCTGCGGCGCGTGCTCAGCCACGCGGGCTACGAGGCGCGCACCACGCTGCGCAACGGTGAGCAGCTCCTGCTCTCGCTCGTCCTGCCCGCGCTCCTGCTCGTGTTCCTCGCCGAGGCGACGGTCGTCGACGTGCCCACGGACGGCGGACTCGCCCGCATCGACGTCGTCGCGCCCGGCGTGCTCGCACTGGCGGTCATGTCGAGTGCGTTCACCGGCCAGGCGATCGCCACCGGCTTCGACCGGCGCGCCGGTGCCCTGCGGATGTTCGCCACCACCCCGCTCGGGCGCGGTGGGCTGCTCGGCGGGAAGATCGTCGCGGTCGTCGCGGTCCAGGTGGTCCAGTTGGTCGTGCTCGGCGGGATCTCGCTCGCGCTCGGTTGGCGGCCCGCGCTCGCCGGCATCCCGGCGGCGCTCGTGTCGATGGTGCTCGGCACCGCCGCGTTCACGGCCCTCGCGCTGCTGCTCGCCGGCACGCTCCGCGCCGAGGCGGTGCTCGCCGGGGCGAATCTGCTGTGGGTGCTGCTGCTGGCGGGCGGCGGCATCCTCCTGCCCGGCGGCGCCTGGACCTCGGCCCTGCCCTCGGGCGCGCTCGGCGACGGGCTGCGCCTCGCGCTGGGTCACGGGGACTGGTCGGTGTGGCCGATTCTCGTGCTGTCCGCCTGGACGGCGCTGCTCACCTGGGCGTGCGTGCGGCTGTTCCGCTGGTCGTGA
- a CDS encoding copper transporter has protein sequence MIDFRYHIVSLISVFLALAVGIVLGAGPLRDYIADSLTGQVDQLRQEKDDLRASLDDAQARNEDSQAFIAAATEPLLAGILPEYSVALLTLPGANEDTVEAVSEALSQAGATIDGRLGVTGTFTSPGERSFRSGIAGNITAYMSPEPAADASVESVLGSAIGQALTGYDPYDPAEFSPEATSMYELLLSSELVAEETAPSAPVDAIVLVAPAEPGGEEVLTASLALTRSLAQVPGGFTLLGPDTADGDLVRVVRGDNEAADSVTTVDSPGQQTALIITPRALAVDLSGTVASYGFADGVDAVLPADPGLEPPVLPEAEERPEATDTSDTADPADTADPATADADADAA, from the coding sequence GTGATCGATTTTCGGTATCACATCGTCTCGCTCATCTCCGTCTTCCTCGCGCTCGCCGTGGGGATCGTGCTCGGAGCGGGCCCCCTGCGCGACTACATCGCCGACTCGCTCACCGGCCAGGTGGATCAGCTGCGCCAGGAGAAGGACGACCTGCGTGCGAGCCTCGACGACGCCCAGGCACGCAACGAGGACAGCCAGGCGTTCATCGCCGCGGCCACCGAGCCGCTGCTCGCCGGGATCCTGCCCGAGTACTCCGTGGCCCTGCTCACGCTGCCCGGAGCGAACGAGGACACGGTCGAGGCCGTGAGCGAGGCGCTGAGCCAGGCGGGTGCCACGATCGACGGCCGCCTCGGCGTGACCGGCACGTTCACCTCCCCGGGCGAGCGCTCCTTCCGTTCCGGGATCGCGGGCAACATCACCGCGTACATGAGCCCGGAGCCCGCCGCGGACGCGAGCGTGGAATCCGTGCTCGGTTCCGCGATCGGCCAGGCGCTCACCGGCTACGACCCCTACGACCCGGCCGAGTTCTCGCCGGAGGCCACCTCGATGTACGAGCTGCTGCTCAGCAGCGAACTGGTGGCCGAGGAGACCGCCCCGTCGGCACCGGTCGACGCGATCGTGCTCGTCGCGCCGGCCGAACCCGGCGGCGAGGAGGTGCTCACGGCCTCCCTCGCGCTCACCCGCTCGCTGGCGCAGGTGCCCGGCGGCTTCACCCTGCTCGGACCCGACACCGCCGACGGTGACCTCGTGCGCGTCGTCCGCGGCGACAACGAGGCGGCCGACTCGGTCACCACCGTCGACTCCCCGGGGCAGCAGACGGCCCTGATCATCACCCCCCGCGCGCTCGCCGTCGACCTGTCCGGAACCGTGGCCTCCTACGGCTTCGCCGACGGCGTGGACGCCGTGCTCCCCGCCGACCCGGGCCTGGAGCCGCCGGTGCTGCCCGAGGCCGAGGAGCGGCCCGAGGCGACCGACACGTCTGACACGGCCGATCCAGCCGACACAGCGGATCCAGCCACGGCCGACGCCGACGCGGACGCGGCCTGA
- a CDS encoding sensor histidine kinase, producing MHRRGDTRVGGPSSLTEPGDSLDVVVEPRGSWRDFWSFTPLNKYGRIALAAIVGVALLSNAVITLSSESDLAKALAEIGLLVAVGTFAWRPPAAAVAMAFAGFFLMNTPVSGPYVLALAVVAGLVVLTCRPRLSAGYLVALVGWAVVVDITGDTLAEGAAFGIVAVGLASAGVGWALRSSKHREEALAADVDRLTIEAARAIREERDRIADELHNIIAHDITIVVMHARTLELLDDSAERKHSTEVIITAASQALTDIRRMLHIAHGTTTSSPDADAGDEAIVDTLRSIRQELTDLGARVEFSVPEQLTVSNAINATLRHVARECATNIMKHAPGSPAVRVSLVEATGTVSLTIANAPDHGRGRRSGAATGYGLDRMAHRVTLLGGTFETGMKGTYWVVSATVPVS from the coding sequence GTGCACCGCCGAGGTGATACTCGCGTCGGCGGGCCCTCGTCCCTCACGGAGCCCGGTGACTCGCTCGACGTGGTGGTCGAGCCCCGCGGGTCGTGGCGTGATTTCTGGTCGTTCACGCCGCTCAACAAGTACGGCCGGATAGCGCTCGCCGCCATCGTCGGCGTCGCGTTGTTGTCGAACGCCGTCATCACGCTCAGCTCCGAGTCCGATCTGGCGAAGGCCCTGGCCGAGATCGGCCTCCTCGTCGCGGTCGGGACGTTCGCCTGGCGGCCACCCGCCGCGGCCGTCGCCATGGCGTTCGCCGGCTTCTTCCTCATGAACACCCCCGTGAGCGGGCCGTATGTGCTCGCGCTCGCGGTCGTGGCCGGGCTCGTCGTGCTCACGTGCCGGCCGAGGCTCAGCGCCGGCTACCTCGTCGCCCTCGTGGGCTGGGCCGTCGTCGTCGACATTACCGGTGACACCTTGGCCGAGGGGGCTGCGTTCGGAATCGTGGCCGTGGGGCTGGCCTCCGCGGGGGTCGGCTGGGCGCTGCGGAGCAGCAAGCACCGCGAGGAGGCCCTCGCCGCCGACGTCGACCGGCTGACCATCGAGGCGGCCCGGGCGATCCGGGAGGAGCGGGACCGGATCGCGGACGAACTGCACAACATCATCGCCCACGACATCACGATCGTGGTCATGCACGCCCGCACGCTCGAGCTCCTCGACGACTCGGCGGAGCGGAAGCACTCGACCGAGGTGATCATCACCGCCGCCTCGCAGGCGCTGACCGATATCCGCCGGATGCTGCACATCGCCCACGGAACCACGACCTCCTCTCCCGACGCGGACGCGGGCGACGAGGCGATCGTCGACACGCTCCGGTCGATCCGGCAGGAACTGACCGACCTCGGGGCGCGGGTCGAGTTCTCCGTGCCCGAGCAGCTGACCGTCTCGAACGCGATCAACGCCACCCTGCGGCACGTGGCCCGCGAATGCGCCACGAACATCATGAAACACGCCCCGGGGTCGCCGGCGGTGCGGGTGTCCCTGGTCGAGGCGACCGGCACGGTGTCGCTGACGATCGCCAACGCCCCGGATCACGGCCGGGGACGACGCTCCGGCGCCGCGACCGGGTACGGGCTCGATAGGATGGCGCACCGGGTCACGCTCCTGGGCGGCACGTTCGAGACCGGGATGAAGGGCACGTACTGGGTCGTCAGCGCGACCGTGCCGGTCTCCTGA
- a CDS encoding heme A synthase, whose translation MSESLPPAPAGRLTGPTGPAGSAGPLDPAPRGWVPGVRLVTGLLIANLVMQLAIIVTGGAVRLTGSGLGCSTWPQCEPGRMTPVFHGEATFHPYVEFGNRVVSVVVVLVAIAAFLAVWTHRRSRSRGMVWLAFVPVLLVLVQAGMGAITVIANLNPAIVGFHFFFSAMLVWVSTWALVRWRRGDGPMRSVAASPVPVLAGAMSLLTAIIVTLGVVVTGAGPHSGDADVGYRFALDPLLVTRAHSGSVWLFVGVAILYASALRRQRRADPDLAEAYRALRWVALAVLVQGGIGYWQYFTGLPEILVGLHLLGSGLVIAAVTNAVLRLRRPTEHRNAARRPA comes from the coding sequence GTGTCCGAGTCCTTGCCCCCAGCCCCCGCCGGCCGTCTCACCGGCCCCACCGGCCCTGCCGGCTCTGCCGGTCCACTGGATCCCGCACCGCGCGGCTGGGTTCCGGGCGTCCGCCTGGTCACGGGCCTGCTCATCGCGAACCTCGTGATGCAGCTGGCGATCATCGTCACGGGCGGCGCGGTCCGTCTCACCGGCTCCGGCCTCGGCTGCTCCACCTGGCCCCAGTGTGAGCCCGGGCGCATGACGCCGGTGTTCCACGGCGAGGCCACGTTCCACCCCTATGTCGAGTTCGGCAATCGGGTCGTCTCGGTCGTCGTCGTGCTCGTGGCGATCGCTGCGTTCCTGGCGGTGTGGACCCACCGGCGCAGCCGCTCCCGCGGCATGGTGTGGCTCGCGTTCGTACCCGTGCTCCTCGTGCTCGTGCAGGCCGGCATGGGCGCGATCACCGTGATCGCGAATCTGAACCCGGCGATCGTCGGCTTCCACTTCTTCTTCTCGGCGATGCTCGTGTGGGTGAGCACGTGGGCGCTCGTGCGCTGGCGCCGCGGCGACGGGCCGATGCGCTCCGTCGCCGCCTCGCCCGTGCCCGTCCTCGCCGGGGCCATGAGCCTGTTGACGGCGATCATCGTCACCCTCGGCGTCGTCGTCACCGGTGCCGGACCGCATTCGGGCGACGCCGACGTCGGCTATCGCTTCGCGCTCGACCCGCTGCTCGTCACCCGCGCCCATTCCGGTTCGGTCTGGCTGTTCGTCGGCGTCGCGATCCTCTACGCCTCCGCGCTGCGCCGGCAGCGCCGGGCGGATCCCGACCTCGCCGAGGCGTACCGGGCCCTGCGCTGGGTCGCGTTGGCCGTGCTGGTGCAGGGCGGGATCGGCTATTGGCAGTACTTCACGGGCCTGCCGGAGATCCTCGTGGGCCTGCACCTGCTGGGATCGGGCCTGGTCATCGCCGCGGTCACGAACGCCGTGCTGCGGCTCCGGCGCCCCACAGAACACCGCAACGCCGCGCGCCGGCCTGCCTGA
- a CDS encoding CTP synthase, producing MVTSSSRISGQHVPRHIFVTGGVASSLGKGLTASSLGHLLRARGMRVTMQKLDPYLNVDPGTMNPFQHGEVFVTEDGAETDLDIGHYERFLDVDLSADANVTTGVVYSSVIAKERRGEYLGDTVQVIPHITDEIKERMRAQAHVADPPDVIITEIGGTVGDIESQPFLEAARQVRQDVGRDNVFFVHVSLVPYLKPSGELKTKPTQHSVAMLRSIGIQPDAIVVRSDRELPEGVRRKIGNMCDVDYEAVISCVDAPSIYDIPKVIHSEGLDAYVIRRLDLPFRDVTWDEWHTLLERVHSPADEVTVALVGKYVELPDAYLSVTEALRAGGFANDCRVTIRWVAADDCASAAGARTELSGADAVLVPGGFGIRGIDGKLGALRWARENQVPTLGICLGMQAMVVEYARTVLGLTDASSTEFDVATPDPVIATMAEQAAFVDGAGDLGGTMRLGAYDAVLTAGSVAAETYGALSVSERHRHRYEVNNSYRDRLEAAGLRISGTSPDGTLVEFVELPREVHPFYVATQAHPEFKSRPTRAHPLFTGLVGAALAAQRATRLLEVR from the coding sequence GTGGTCACCTCCTCCTCCCGGATCTCGGGTCAACACGTTCCGCGGCACATCTTCGTCACCGGCGGGGTCGCATCCTCGCTCGGCAAGGGCCTGACGGCCTCCTCCCTCGGGCATCTGCTCCGGGCGCGCGGCATGCGCGTGACGATGCAGAAGCTCGACCCCTATCTCAACGTCGACCCGGGCACGATGAACCCGTTCCAGCACGGGGAGGTCTTCGTCACCGAGGACGGCGCCGAGACCGACCTGGACATCGGGCACTACGAACGGTTCCTCGACGTCGACCTGTCCGCCGACGCGAACGTGACCACCGGGGTGGTCTACTCCTCGGTCATCGCCAAGGAGCGACGCGGCGAGTACCTCGGGGACACCGTGCAGGTGATCCCGCACATCACCGACGAGATCAAGGAACGCATGCGCGCCCAGGCGCACGTCGCGGATCCGCCGGACGTGATCATCACCGAGATCGGCGGCACGGTCGGCGACATCGAGTCGCAGCCGTTCCTCGAGGCCGCCCGGCAGGTGCGCCAGGACGTGGGCCGCGACAACGTGTTCTTCGTGCACGTGTCGCTCGTGCCCTACCTCAAGCCCTCCGGCGAGCTCAAGACGAAGCCCACGCAGCACTCGGTGGCCATGCTGCGCAGCATCGGCATCCAGCCCGACGCGATCGTGGTCCGCTCGGACCGCGAGCTGCCCGAGGGGGTGCGGCGCAAGATCGGCAACATGTGCGACGTCGACTACGAGGCCGTGATCAGTTGCGTCGACGCTCCCTCGATCTACGACATCCCCAAGGTCATCCACTCCGAGGGGCTCGACGCGTACGTGATCCGACGCCTCGACCTGCCCTTCCGCGACGTGACCTGGGACGAGTGGCACACCCTGCTCGAGCGCGTGCACTCGCCCGCGGACGAGGTGACGGTCGCGCTCGTGGGCAAGTACGTCGAGCTCCCCGACGCCTACCTGTCGGTGACCGAGGCGCTGCGGGCCGGCGGGTTCGCCAACGACTGCCGGGTGACGATCCGCTGGGTGGCGGCCGACGACTGCGCGAGCGCGGCCGGGGCCCGGACGGAGCTGAGCGGCGCGGACGCGGTGCTCGTGCCCGGCGGATTCGGGATCCGCGGCATCGACGGCAAGCTCGGCGCCCTGCGGTGGGCCCGTGAGAACCAGGTGCCCACGCTCGGGATCTGCCTCGGGATGCAGGCGATGGTGGTCGAGTACGCCCGCACCGTGCTCGGACTGACCGACGCCTCCTCCACCGAGTTCGACGTCGCCACCCCCGATCCCGTGATCGCGACGATGGCCGAACAGGCCGCCTTCGTCGACGGCGCGGGCGACCTCGGCGGCACGATGCGCCTGGGCGCCTACGACGCCGTGCTCACGGCCGGATCCGTCGCCGCCGAGACCTACGGCGCCCTGAGCGTGAGCGAGCGGCACCGGCACCGCTACGAGGTGAACAACTCCTACCGGGACCGGCTCGAGGCCGCCGGTCTGCGGATCTCGGGGACCTCCCCGGACGGCACCCTCGTGGAGTTCGTGGAGCTGCCGCGCGAGGTGCACCCGTTCTACGTCGCCACCCAGGCACACCCGGAGTTCAAGTCGCGCCCGACCCGCGCGCATCCGCTGTTCACCGGGCTCGTCGGGGCCGCGCTCGCGGCCCAGCGCGCGACCCGGCTGCTCGAGGTGCGCTGA
- the murJ gene encoding murein biosynthesis integral membrane protein MurJ, producing the protein MSRARLLGGVAGAATLIAALTIVSRILGFGRWFTQAGVLGASAVGNAYASANTIPNVLYEVVAGGALAGAVIPLLAGPLAKRLTGDVQAIASALLTWALAGLVPVGIALAVFARPIAELMPMSKGSDPAADLAQVELATTFLIVFSPQVVLYGIGVVLTGLLQAHKRFLAPVLAPIASTAVVVTSYLVFGALADGLQDEPGRLSDASLAWLAWGTTAGVAAMSLPLLVPVFRLGIRFRPTLRFPPGVARRARSLAFAGIGSLIAQQASVLAVVWLARGYGLVGTINVFQYSQAVYFLPYAVLAVPFATAVFPRIAELAELSGRTDRTARSTAIDGGGSGPDEGDHDRDFAAAIASSTRTVVVAALIGVAALIAVAPAVQSVFELMDPMPGMSAGLAWMAPGLVGYSLIFHISRVLYSADRNRLAVGATALGWAAVVAGCIVFVRLIAGDRGDQEGTLIALGLGHSVGMSVAAAALLWALTRIGDGVRLAGILRTLVTGLAAAAAAAVAGRWIVDALLAALGTSVAPALLSGLLGGTVCIIVVVGVVFLTDRELLNVIRRPRGSARPHQ; encoded by the coding sequence GTGAGCAGGGCGCGGCTCCTCGGGGGGGTCGCGGGCGCGGCCACGCTCATCGCGGCCCTGACGATCGTCTCCCGGATACTCGGATTCGGCCGCTGGTTCACCCAGGCCGGCGTGCTCGGGGCGAGCGCCGTCGGGAACGCCTACGCCTCGGCGAACACGATCCCCAACGTCCTCTACGAGGTGGTCGCCGGGGGAGCGCTCGCCGGGGCCGTCATCCCGCTGCTCGCCGGGCCGCTCGCCAAGCGGCTCACCGGCGACGTCCAGGCGATCGCCTCGGCCCTGCTCACGTGGGCCCTCGCCGGACTCGTGCCCGTGGGGATCGCGCTCGCCGTGTTCGCCCGGCCGATCGCCGAACTCATGCCGATGTCGAAGGGGTCGGATCCGGCCGCCGACCTCGCCCAGGTCGAGCTGGCCACGACCTTCCTCATCGTGTTCTCCCCACAGGTCGTGCTCTATGGCATCGGGGTCGTGCTCACCGGGCTGCTGCAGGCGCACAAGCGCTTCCTGGCCCCCGTGCTCGCCCCGATCGCCTCGACCGCGGTCGTGGTCACGAGCTACCTCGTGTTCGGCGCGCTGGCGGACGGCCTCCAGGACGAGCCGGGCCGGCTCTCCGACGCGTCCCTCGCCTGGCTCGCCTGGGGCACGACCGCCGGGGTCGCGGCGATGAGCCTGCCGCTGCTCGTGCCCGTGTTCCGGCTCGGGATCCGGTTCCGCCCCACCCTCCGGTTCCCGCCCGGGGTGGCGCGCCGCGCCCGCTCCCTGGCCTTCGCCGGGATCGGCTCCCTCATCGCGCAGCAGGCGAGCGTGCTCGCCGTGGTCTGGCTCGCCCGCGGATACGGGCTCGTGGGCACGATCAACGTGTTCCAGTACTCCCAGGCCGTCTACTTCCTGCCCTACGCGGTGCTCGCGGTGCCGTTCGCGACCGCCGTGTTCCCCCGCATCGCCGAGCTCGCCGAACTGTCCGGCCGCACCGACCGCACCGCCCGCTCCACCGCCATCGATGGGGGCGGCTCCGGCCCGGACGAGGGCGACCACGACCGGGACTTCGCCGCCGCCATCGCCTCCTCCACCCGGACCGTCGTCGTGGCGGCCCTCATCGGGGTCGCCGCCCTCATCGCCGTGGCGCCGGCCGTGCAGTCGGTCTTCGAACTCATGGATCCGATGCCCGGGATGAGTGCGGGGCTCGCCTGGATGGCGCCGGGCCTCGTGGGCTACAGCCTCATCTTCCATATCTCCCGCGTGCTCTACTCGGCCGACCGGAACCGCCTGGCGGTCGGAGCCACCGCGCTCGGCTGGGCCGCCGTCGTGGCCGGCTGCATCGTGTTCGTGCGCCTGATCGCCGGCGATCGCGGGGATCAGGAGGGCACGCTCATCGCCCTGGGCCTCGGCCACAGCGTGGGCATGTCCGTCGCGGCCGCCGCGCTGCTGTGGGCGCTCACGCGGATCGGGGACGGCGTCCGGCTCGCAGGCATCCTGCGCACCCTGGTCACGGGGCTGGCCGCCGCCGCGGCGGCGGCCGTGGCCGGCCGCTGGATCGTCGACGCCCTGCTCGCGGCCCTCGGCACGAGCGTCGCCCCGGCGCTGCTGAGCGGGCTGCTCGGGGGTACGGTGTGCATCATCGTCGTCGTGGGGGTCGTCTTCCTCACCGACCGAGAACTCCTCAACGTGATCCGGAGGCCCCGTGGCTCAGCCCGCCCGCACCAGTGA
- a CDS encoding ABC transporter ATP-binding protein, whose amino-acid sequence MTTSPPDPSVQVRDVVRRFSSVTALAGVSFEAAPGRITAVLGPNGAGKTTLMEICEGLQRADSGRVRVLGLDPARDAHLLRPRVGVMIQDGGLPGQARPMELLRHVAALYAHPRPVHDLAAGLGIDAFARTPVRRLSGGQRQRLALAIALVGRPELLFLDEPSAGLDPAARRAVWEIVAGLRDEGTTIVLTSHLMDEVEQLADQVVVIDGGHVVATGTIGELTALEGPRIGQAVRSLRVNGHITPADQRSLLEWAADRGLAVSERTLEDVFLDLTGRTLR is encoded by the coding sequence GTGACCACCTCTCCCCCGGACCCGAGCGTGCAGGTGCGCGACGTCGTCCGCAGGTTCTCCTCGGTGACCGCACTGGCCGGCGTGTCCTTCGAGGCGGCACCCGGCCGGATCACGGCGGTCCTCGGCCCGAACGGCGCGGGCAAGACCACGCTCATGGAGATCTGCGAGGGGCTGCAGCGGGCGGACTCCGGGCGGGTTCGCGTGCTCGGCCTCGATCCCGCCCGCGACGCCCACCTGCTGCGCCCCCGGGTGGGGGTGATGATCCAGGACGGCGGCCTGCCCGGCCAGGCCCGCCCGATGGAGCTGCTGCGCCACGTCGCCGCCCTCTACGCCCACCCCCGGCCGGTGCACGATCTGGCCGCGGGCCTCGGGATCGACGCGTTCGCCCGCACCCCGGTGCGCCGCCTCTCGGGAGGCCAGCGCCAGCGCCTGGCCCTGGCGATCGCGCTCGTGGGCCGACCCGAGCTGCTCTTCCTCGACGAGCCGAGCGCCGGCCTCGACCCGGCCGCCCGGCGCGCCGTTTGGGAGATCGTCGCCGGCCTGCGCGACGAGGGCACCACGATCGTGCTCACCTCCCACCTCATGGACGAGGTCGAGCAGCTCGCCGACCAGGTCGTCGTGATCGACGGCGGCCACGTGGTCGCCACGGGCACGATCGGCGAACTCACGGCCCTCGAGGGGCCCCGGATCGGGCAGGCCGTGCGCAGCCTGCGCGTGAACGGCCACATCACCCCGGCGGATCAGCGCTCCCTGCTCGAGTGGGCGGCCGATCGCGGCCTGGCCGTCTCCGAGCGCACGCTCGAGGACGTCTTCCTCGACCTGACCGGACGGACCCTGCGATGA
- the steA gene encoding putative cytokinetic ring protein SteA, which produces MRMPFRRLATTAEPAFVTRVDPSTKTLTKRLRAGEVAIIDHVDLDRVSAEALVTKRPAAVLNAAKSTSGRYPNLGPGILVDAGVPLIDDLGPDIMTVTEGARVAFDGATVTDAAGGVIAEGVRQSAESVAENMDEARAGLSVQLEAFAANTMEYMKRERDLLLDGVGVPDVRTKIAGRHVLIVVRGYHYKEDLAMLRSYIREYRPVLVGVDGGADAILEAGLHLDMIVGDMDSVSDRALRCGAEIIVHAYRDGRAPGRERVERLGVEHTVFPATGTSEDVAMLLADDKDAELIVAVGTHETLVEFLDKGRAGMASTFLTRLRVGGKLIDAKGVSTLYRHRISNWSMTFLVLAGLAALLAAMAATPAGQAFMRIVLARLDDVTDWFSNLFSGLF; this is translated from the coding sequence GGTTGCGTGCCGGCGAGGTCGCGATCATCGATCACGTCGACCTCGACCGAGTCAGCGCCGAGGCGCTCGTGACCAAGCGGCCCGCCGCCGTGCTCAACGCCGCCAAGTCCACCTCCGGGCGGTACCCGAACCTCGGGCCCGGGATCCTCGTCGACGCGGGCGTCCCGCTGATCGACGACCTGGGTCCCGACATCATGACCGTGACCGAGGGCGCCCGAGTCGCCTTCGACGGCGCGACCGTGACCGACGCCGCGGGCGGCGTCATCGCCGAGGGCGTTCGCCAGAGCGCCGAGAGCGTGGCCGAGAACATGGACGAGGCCCGCGCGGGCCTGTCCGTGCAGCTCGAGGCGTTCGCCGCGAACACGATGGAGTACATGAAGCGGGAGCGCGATCTCCTGCTCGACGGCGTGGGCGTGCCGGACGTGCGCACGAAGATCGCCGGGCGGCACGTGCTCATCGTGGTGCGCGGGTACCACTACAAGGAGGACCTGGCGATGCTGCGGTCCTATATCCGCGAGTACCGGCCCGTGCTCGTCGGAGTGGACGGCGGCGCCGACGCGATCCTCGAGGCCGGGCTGCACCTCGACATGATCGTCGGCGACATGGACTCCGTCTCCGACCGGGCGCTCCGGTGCGGCGCGGAGATCATCGTGCACGCCTACCGCGACGGCCGCGCCCCGGGCCGGGAGCGGGTCGAGCGCCTCGGGGTCGAGCACACGGTCTTCCCCGCCACCGGCACGAGCGAGGACGTGGCGATGCTCCTCGCCGACGACAAGGACGCCGAGCTCATCGTGGCCGTCGGCACCCACGAGACCCTCGTGGAGTTCCTCGACAAGGGCCGCGCCGGCATGGCCTCCACCTTCCTCACCCGCCTGCGGGTGGGCGGCAAGCTCATCGACGCCAAGGGCGTGTCCACCCTGTACCGGCACCGCATCTCCAACTGGTCGATGACCTTCCTCGTCCTGGCGGGCCTCGCCGCACTCCTCGCGGCGATGGCCGCCACCCCCGCCGGGCAGGCGTTCATGCGGATCGTGCTCGCGCGCCTGGACGACGTCACGGACTGGTTCTCGAACCTGTTCTCCGGCCTGTTCTAA
- a CDS encoding NUDIX hydrolase — protein MASDLADVATDLPITASERVFTGRIWNVARESVDLGEAGEVTREFVQHTGAVAILALDEADRVVLVNQYRHPVRRMLWELPAGLLDVPGEALVEAARRELAEEADLVAADWHTLGDFYTTPGGSDEFIRIFLARGLSAVPEAERHEREDEELGMQVRRAPLDEVVAGVLAGRIHNPSTGFGVLAAAAARDLDWSTLRAADAPF, from the coding sequence GTGGCCTCCGACCTGGCCGATGTCGCCACCGACCTGCCGATCACGGCCTCGGAGCGGGTGTTCACGGGCCGGATCTGGAACGTCGCCCGCGAGAGCGTCGACCTGGGCGAGGCCGGCGAGGTGACCCGGGAGTTCGTGCAGCACACCGGCGCCGTGGCGATCCTCGCGCTCGACGAGGCCGATCGGGTCGTGCTGGTCAACCAGTACCGCCACCCGGTGCGCCGGATGCTGTGGGAACTGCCCGCCGGCCTGCTCGACGTGCCGGGGGAGGCGCTCGTCGAGGCCGCGCGGCGCGAACTGGCCGAGGAGGCCGACCTCGTGGCCGCCGACTGGCACACGCTCGGGGACTTCTATACGACGCCCGGTGGCTCGGACGAGTTCATCCGGATCTTCCTCGCCCGCGGCCTCAGCGCCGTGCCCGAGGCGGAGCGGCACGAACGCGAGGACGAGGAGCTGGGCATGCAGGTCCGGCGGGCACCGCTGGACGAGGTCGTGGCCGGCGTGCTCGCCGGACGCATCCACAACCCGTCGACAGGGTTCGGGGTGCTCGCCGCGGCCGCCGCCCGGGACCTGGACTGGTCGACCCTGCGGGCCGCCGACGCGCCGTTCTGA